Below is a genomic region from Culicoides brevitarsis isolate CSIRO-B50_1 chromosome 2, AGI_CSIRO_Cbre_v1, whole genome shotgun sequence.
tttttgttttatttaaaaaatatttttaaaacactttttcatacaaaatgacaaaattttaataatttttggtcattaatgaatattttaattgtttttgtgcTATCTACATgagttttgataatttaaatttgatatcaaagtattttaatttaaaaatttaaaaaaaataactgtcaaaatatttttttggaaatatttttaataattctgtcaaaatatttttaataattcatattaaattttaaatttagtttatgaataacaaattcttgaaaatttaatatattttaaaaaatttttgaaaatttcttaaaaaaatatcgaaaaataccaaaaaatggtccatttttgaacttttttttttatattgcactccaaatttttttcgaactttttgtcccaaaaactttttttcaaaatggaaggtgccaaaaaaaaatttgaaatactttttaatgcaaaaatgcaagaaatatttcatgaatttttgaccgTTGATCAATATTTTCGTAAACTTTAATGTATAgagaatttcttatttaaaattgatttgatagcaattcaactaaaaaattgaaaaataatttttcataaaaaaacttttaaaaaaatttttcgatcattaattcattaattaatcatttcaatcatttaatgatttttgaaaaaaaaatttttgaaaagttattgaaaaattatgaaaatagaccaagaacggtaatttttggtgaaattttcaactttttttttattttgcccttttgggttttcgacttttaaaatggggcatgggacaaaaagatagaaaaaaatttagagcaGCCtggatttttaatggatttttaatttatttgaagaatttcgaaattttgtaacttaatgtttaatttttttgtgtctttttaacAATCGTCCATTACCATAACTTTTATCACACTGGTCACACTTAAAGCCATATGTATGTTTAACCGTTATGTGGTTCTTCAGATTAATTTCAGtcttaaacattttgaaacaTGAATTTTGAGTGCAACAAAATGGATTGTTTTCATGTAGTTTGATGTGTCTTCGGTAGTTTGATGTGAATGATTTTCcgcatttttcacatttaccAGCAATAGTTCTTTTGTGAATTGCCTTGATGTGCATCTCGACGGATTGTTGagttgaaaatgatttttcacatattGAGCACTTGTAAAGTTCCTTCTCTAAATGTTTCAATGCTAGATGATCTCGTAAGtctgatgatttttgaaaacctTTTTCACAAACGATGCATTTATGTTTGTAGTTTTTCTCGTGAACTTGTTGAATGTGATTTTTCATATATGTAACATACAtcattttgttacaaaattcacatttttctcgaggaaaatttttaagatgaaTAAACATCATGTGACTTTCCATTTCttgttttcgtgttttttcctGTCCACACAGAtcgcaagtaaattttttactgttgtgtgcttttttatgtttataaaaaGGACCTGCATTGAAGAAATACTTTCCGCATTTTTCACACTTTCGTGGTTTGTGATTCTTTCGATAATGATCTttccaattttcttttaagacaaatttcGAACAGCGCTTGCATTTCCGACTGTTAGGATGATCTTTGATGATTTCACTGATATGGGATTCAATATGTCTACTTATGTTAAATTTAGTTGTAAACGAGTTCTGACAAAgatcacaaataaattttttctcctcttctgtcattttttggttgattttcGGAACTGTactgtttaaaattatgacaatGAGTTTATTTTATACCAAAAGACAATTTAAAGCAACTTGAAAGCTCCTCCTATTACCGCTCATTGAAATGATTCATCTTCATATCCTTCTTTTAACGAAATGGAGTTACCCGTAAGCTTCGTCATACCCGTCGACAATCTTATTCGTTATTAGAAGCAAAAATATATCCGAAAACTATgccactttttaaataaatcgacTAAGGCTGatacaattatcaaaaatgttcttGGTTTTATAGATTTTCTGAATATTATGTGGGATGTATATCGAGTATCTCACAAAGCAGAAAAGTACAATTTTCTGTCTAATTGttgagaattttgttttttttttcaaaaccaatttataaaattggaatattttctcttctaaattgatgattttcaactaaaaatgttaaaatgtatgaaaatatttaattttgaactagTTTTAacgcaattttttaactttttcgacAGATTTTGATTTTCGATACAATTAATACctgaatttgcttttttttgaaaaactttgattttcaaaaaactcgaaaaaaattgaggttgaaattttttgaaaaatttttttttttcactagaaTTGTTCATTGTCTCGAGtagattattttttgccaAGAAACATATGCCCGCAAACCTACCATTGcttcagaaaagccaaaaatatcagTTTTCGACGTCTCGCTTTTTTGTGATGTAGATTTTTTACTGTGtatggaaatatttaattttgaactagtttcaacggaaatttttatctttttcgacagaatttctcaaaaaattatatgttaaaaaaccgaaaacatttttgataattgtatCAGCCTAAGTCAGCctaattcgtaatttttatgtttttttcatttttttttataatttttctgaaaaactcAAAGTCAAtcaaatttatccaaaaactaaaaatctttATTCAACTATTTCCTTTTGTCCTTAAATACGGCATCTCCTTCGTCGGACACTTGAATTCCGTGAATTCCTTCTTCCAAGTCGTACTTTTCCTCCCATACGGTTCCAACATGTTATTCCAATAGGCATTTACTGCTCTTGCATATCCTCTCTGACTAAAATGGAAACAATCATCCGACAGATACCGATAATCCGTGGTTCCATCGTCATTCGATTGAAAATCCGAATTTATCGTAAAAGGATTGTAATTCACTGTAAAATCCgtcaaattatgaaattcatCACGATCTGTGACATCTTTTTCCACAGCATGCCATTGATGGATAactttcttgtatttttttcgatttttcccgAAACGAGTCGAAAAGAAGCAGGAACAGAAGAAATGTTGCATTGGAATGCATTCCAGAgggatttttgtgtatttaaggGAAATTGTGACGTctgaaaaaagatttttgatgaaaaatttattaaaattttaaaaaataaacttacctGGAGTGGAAATGACGTTCACCATTGTTCGTGGAAGATTATCACGAAGTATCCTTAAAGCattgagcaaatttttttcatgtaattttgcGATGACTTCTGGATTTTCGTAATGACAAACATCTGAACAAAAGTCATTTGCTCCAACAAGGAGAGTTATGAGCTTCCAATGTTTGTGAAGATcgatttttgtctcatttttcatCCGATTCACCAAAACTTGTGCCATAAATGGAAGATCTCGAGACCAAGTAGCTGCAACTGCCACATTCAGTTCGGGACCTTTTTGATGCGAATATCCATACAAATTTGGATTGaattcctttaaaatatttggtaATGTTAGAAATTTCCTCCAAGTTGCTTCACCGCCACCGGACCATGACATTTTCTTGTTCGTGAAAAGGATTTGCAAAATATTCGTCGCCATGGCGCCATTTCCGGTCGTTAGTGAGTCTCCCATAGCTGCAATGACATCAATATCACCGGGACGTAACTTATGCACAGAAGTTGGAACTTTTCGACTTCGCCACGGAATACTCAAGTCGCAGAAAAATGGCTCAGAAACGTTAAACTGCTTTTGGATTTTCTGTCAAACGAATCAAGGTAacttaattttagctttttttcagCGAAAAATAACTTACACCACGCTTCATGTTAATATTGAACGAAGTATCATCTTTTCGAGGATCAATGAAGTTTCGGAGTCGAGCAACTGCTGCTCGTAACATTGGGCGATACTGAAGTCCATCTGCGGGATTGACATCTTTAATACTCCACGACCTGCCCACGAAGCTCGTcgtgataacaaaaaatacaataatgacagatttcataattttatagccgatatttttagatacacgcaaaattttttgacaaaagaaACTGGTTTAACGAGATGCGtaacaaaatcaataaatttgtcaaatttttttgaagatgaaacaaaacaaaccatCGCGCACAGATGTTAAAGATCAACTGAAAGTGAAACCATTAACGGCACGATCCTGATGTTTTTGTCGCGGAACCTGATTTGTATCGGTGCGGATTATAAATGGGTTGGTGTGTGTTTCCGTAATACGAAAAATGACGTAGACATGAAGGTGTTagactaaatattttatttttttatcttttttttatgattaggtaagtttattgaacttttgtgtttattttttgttaaaagaattttaataacgtaagaatttaaattttttgtagcgTTTAGTTgcgttttttaaaacaaagtcGTGGCTTTTAAGAAggttcttataaaattttatgagttttttttttttgaatatgagCCAAAAgctaatttgaaattttttactgtaaAGAAttgttttagaagaaaaaatttttttttaggtaagattttatcaaaaaataattgaaatattaaaaattaaaaaaaaataaaatttaaaaaattaaaaaaaaaatttaaatttaaaaattaaaaaaaaaataaatttaaaaaattacgaattacGAATTACCCAAGAATTACGAATCCGTTGTCgacaattttaagaaaacaCGGCATCCACGTTGTAACTAGGAACCATAACACCATTCAAGATGCCCTCGTAAATCTGAAGGACAAACAGTTGCCAAAAAATACATCCGGAATTTACAGCATTTCCTGCAAAAATTGCGATTCCATCTACATTGGTCAAAGTCGACGCGCCATCAAGGATCGCTTAAAAGAGCACGTAAGTGCAACAATTAACGGACATGCATGGAAAACGAGCGTAAGTGAACATATGATCAATCTGAATCACGAAATTGGCAGCATGCAACGAAAAAAgtttgtgaaaaatgatgcAAAACTTGACGCATGGGAAAGTTTGCTAATGTCACGAGAAAGCAAACTCATGAATAGAGAGCCGCCACCCGTATCATCTTATCTATTCAATTCGATAAGATgataaaaaacgttttttcttCAGTCGTGTGCCAGACGATGACCTGACAAGTCGAAACATGTTGcacaaataaatgttttttaattgaggAATTAAAAAGGtgttttaattgtttctttgtgttaaattaaattaatttaattaattattttcattaaaaaatttcaattaattcaaaaaaaaaaaaattacgattagGTATTTTGAGATTCTGGGATCTTTTGTGTGTCAACAACTCATTACCTATTGAtgcttaagttttttattcctTGCAACCGATGAGACACTGAAAAAGCTACAAATACTCTGCAACCTTGCATTGAGCTCAATTCACCTAAAAGACAACAGATCCAACGTAGAATCAATGCTACGGGATATGAATCTGCTGGATGTGAAACATCGAGTATACTTCAATACACTCCTGCTGATtcacaaagcaaaaattggTCTTCTCTCGACTTATACAACCGAGCGCCTCACAATTGTCTGCCACAATATCGAACTTCAAATAGCCagaactcatttttttataaaaaagcaaGTGAATTCATTAAGATTAGTGCTGCGATTGAGTTGTCAAGTGACTTTCGTGTCGCCAAAGATCAAAATAAAGGAGTACGTTAAAGGCCAGTATTCGCTAAGATAAAGTCGCGagtgaaaaaatctaatatcaTCCTGTAAAGATGGAGCTAAAgagctttttatttatatcttaTATGAATGCCCttgaattcttgaaaaaatatgtgacgttaagaaaaaagtcgttctaaaattcttcaaaattaaagctCAAATGTATTTAAACTAAACTAAGCATCAACGCAGTCTTAAagtttatttcttcattttaatttaaattccatCTACCTTAACTATTTCCCTTTGTTCGTAGATATGGCATCTCCTTTGTCGGACACTTGAAATCCACAAATTCCTTCCTACTCCACGTCGTACTCTTATTCCCGTACGGCTCCATCATATTATTCCAGTACCCATTTGTCGCAATGGCATATCCCCTCTGACTCAAGTGAAAGCAGTCCATGGACAAATACCGAAAATCTGTGCGCCCTTCTTCGTTCAACGGGAACACTAATTTGCTCGTAAATGGATTGTAATTGACTGTAAAATCTGCcaaattatgaaattcatCTCGATCAGTGACGTTCCTCTCCATTGCATGCCaatctttgataattttcacatATCGTTTGCGATTCTTGCCGAAACGAGACGAGAAGAAGCACGGGCACTCGACATAGTGCACTGCTACACACTCCATTGGCTTCCCAGTGAATTTGAGGAGGATTGTTACGTCTGTTTtgaggaagaagaagaggaaaaaaatgtaaatatgtaATAAAGAAGTGAATTGCTTAGGGTTGAAATATTGGATTAGATGTTTCGAATAATAGGTGAGGGGAGTGAAAATGCGGTTCAAGTCAAAAGAGGTTAAAGTGTTGATTCATCTTCTGTTTTTGAGTAACTTGAAACTTGGATTGcatcagaaaaataataattacatgtaaataaataagggTGCCTAAGAGATATTTACCAGGGGCGGATACAACATTAACTATCGTACGTGGCAGATTATCACGAATGGTTCGTAATGCAGCGAGCAAAtgtttttcatgcaattttgtgATAACCTCTGGTGTGTCGTGGTAACACATGTCCGAACAGAAATCGTTCGCCCCAATTAGGAGTGTTATCAGTTTCCAATGATGTTTGATATCGACCTTCGGATCACTTTTCATGCGTTTAACAAGCACTTTGGCCATGTAAGGGATATCGCGAGACATTGCTCCAATTTCCGCTACGTTAAACACTGAGCTTTTGTGATACGACAAGCCATCAGCTAACGAATATCCGTAAATGTTCGGGTTATAttccttcaaaatatttggtaGTGTTAAAAACTTTCTCCAAGTTCCTTGACCACCAATCGACCAAGACATGCCCTTGTTCTCTGTCATAATTTGCAAAATGTTTGTCGCCATGGCACCATTTCCAGCTGTCAACGAGTCACCAAATGCCCCAATGATGTCAATGTCACCCGGAAGCAATTTGTGCACGGAATCAGGAACCTTTTGACTGCGACGACCAACATTCACGTCGCACAAAAACGGCTCGGAAGCCTTGAACTGCCTCTGCAATTTCTGCCGAAAGaaacttgattaaaaaattttcacgttcGCGCAATAAAGCAACGAAGCGACTCACACCACGTTTCATGTTGAGATTAAACGAGTACTCGTCATTCCCGTTGGAGccgataaaattga
It encodes:
- the LOC134828907 gene encoding phospholipase B1, membrane-associated-like encodes the protein MKSVIIVFFVITTSFVGRSWSIKDVNPADGLQYRPMLRAAVARLRNFIDPRKDDTSFNINMKRGKIQKQFNVSEPFFCDLSIPWRSRKVPTSVHKLRPGDIDVIAAMGDSLTTGNGAMATNILQILFTNKKMSWSGGGEATWRKFLTLPNILKEFNPNLYGYSHQKGPELNVAVAATWSRDLPFMAQVLVNRMKNETKIDLHKHWKLITLLVGANDFCSDVCHYENPEVIAKLHEKNLLNALRILRDNLPRTMVNVISTPDVTISLKYTKIPLECIPMQHFFCSCFFSTRFGKNRKKYKKVIHQWHAVEKDVTDRDEFHNLTDFTVNYNPFTINSDFQSNDDGTTDYRYLSDDCFHFSQRGYARAVNAYWNNMLEPYGRKSTTWKKEFTEFKCPTKEMPYLRTKGNS
- the LOC134828906 gene encoding zinc finger Y-chromosomal protein-like — encoded protein: MMYVTYMKNHIQQVHEKNYKHKCIVCEKGFQKSSDLRDHLALKHLEKELYKCSICEKSFSTQQSVEMHIKAIHKRTIAGKCEKCGKSFTSNYRRHIKLHENNPFCCTQNSCFKMFKTEINLKNHITVKHTYGFKCDQCDKSYGNGRLLKRHKKIKH
- the LOC134828908 gene encoding phospholipase B1, membrane-associated-like, whose translation is MPSSVISHKSAIAVFFLIFIVMNVLDLSAGIKNVNPVDGHQYRPILRTAREGFFNFIGSNGNDEYSFNLNMKRGKLQRQFKASEPFLCDVNVGRRSQKVPDSVHKLLPGDIDIIGAFGDSLTAGNGAMATNILQIMTENKGMSWSIGGQGTWRKFLTLPNILKEYNPNIYGYSLADGLSYHKSSVFNVAEIGAMSRDIPYMAKVLVKRMKSDPKVDIKHHWKLITLLIGANDFCSDMCYHDTPEVITKLHEKHLLAALRTIRDNLPRTIVNVVSAPDVTILLKFTGKPMECVAVHYVECPCFFSSRFGKNRKRYVKIIKDWHAMERNVTDRDEFHNLADFTVNYNPFTSKLVFPLNEEGRTDFRYLSMDCFHLSQRGYAIATNGYWNNMMEPYGNKSTTWSRKEFVDFKCPTKEMPYLRTKGNS